The Plasmodium vinckei vinckei genome assembly, chromosome: PVVCY_08 genome contains the following window.
taaatcttcaatattttcattttccatATTAAGAATGTTATTATGTCCTTCTGTTTTATCATCATAGTTACTATCCATTTCAAAGGTActatcatcattattattgtcaAAATAATTGGAATCATTTTGCATTTTACAAATTGGATCAAAATATGATGGAGTCtcttcttttatttctttttcatcaGATTCAGaaagagaaaaattaatcaaatcactattatttgattcatttattttatctgtTTTACTTTCATTTGGGTCATCCTTTTCATCGTTGATCTCAGTTTCAGATTCTTTGAGAGATGAAGAATTGTCATTGTCTGGGCTGACAGAAACCGAATtatcttcatcattttttaatgcatTAATATTGTCATTTTCATCCTTGTCATCACTATCAATAATGTTGTCATTTTCAGTTGTCggtgaaatattattttggcTAGCTTCTTCAttacattttaatatagaTTCAGTTTTTACTTTTTCGTCATCTATTTGATCCTTAAAATTTTGagtttcatcattttcttcagGCTTATTCAAATCACAAGCATCATCAGTATCTTTGACGTTATCAACATTGTCAACGTTGTCATCATTTTGTGCCCCATTTAAAGTGATAGCTGTTTGATCCTCATGATTTTGATCATCAACTTCATCTTTTGCATTTACTTTGTCTTTTACATCTGCTTTATCATCCTCATTTGGGCCCTCTGAAACAGATTCAGAGTTTGCTTCTACTGATGAGTTGGCATTTTTGTTGGGAATAGAATCGATTTTTGTATCTATGACATTGTCAGTTTGTAAAAAGTTGTCTACTCCAATAATTAGATTATCATATGAACtgattaaattaatttttaaattattaatataatatccaTGAGATGATgtattgatattttttatccacatatttttttgtgagCATAATCcgataatataattactatttatatgcaaactatcaaatttattttttataatatttggcTTATTTCCATAAGTACCTCcccaaatatatatatcatcatCTGTTGTTTTACATAAACTTATTTTACCTGcactaataaaattaacattttttaaattttctattttattagGTTCAAAATAATCTAAAAAATTTCCATGGCCTAAAACACCATTATCATTACTACCCCATGAataaacattattattaaaattgattcctaatataaaattatttccgattgctatttttttaaaagctatattatttgtatcaaTAAGATGAggatataataatgttttatttattttatcctGATTTTGTTTTGATTTAAGAAAATGTTCATTAATCAATCCAAAACCGTATAACATACCATCTATTGTTAAGtataatgtatatttatcagagcaatatacattttttataatattattttcgaGGTTTActttatgtattttatatgttttgtaATTATTTGAAGGTTTATAATTGTCATCATTATTACTTGtgttattatcattttcttgaTGGCTCTTATCAATTGTGTTATTGCCTAATTGGCCATATGAATTGTCTCCGTAGGTAAACAAATCACCGTCTTTTGAAACAAAAGCAATATGATTTGATCCACTACTAACATCAtgtattgttttattttttaaaatattatctaCCAATAAATATGGGACATTCTTATCACAATCTTCTTTATTATCTAAATGCCAACAATAAATTTTACCAACTTGAGATAAAAATGCTATTATAGATTTTCCACAACTTacttttacaatttttacttgaggataatatattttatgagttattatttctttttttttttcattaatatttgtattgtTTGAAGTTTGAATATTTTCTGTTATGGTATTGTCTGCCTCTTCTTGTTTATCTCCAGACAATGGGGATTCGTTTTGCTCACCATCATTACAATCATTATTGTTAATgtcatttataataaacaaattaattttactaCCTCTAGTATCGATagacattttattattatttacatcactacgtttttaatttatgttttttattttttttgtgtgtgtGTACATATCTACAATTTcaatgagaaaaaaattagaccAAAtgcacacaaaaaaaaaaacataaattaaaaatgttacaaaaaaatgataaaaatttaacgaaaaaaatacaactaaatttcaaatatataatttaataatagcaaaataataatactaaCAAATAAACGGAAaaccaaataaaattaaaagaatataagagaaaaattacaaaattgtatcaacataaaaaatatatattatatatatatatttcctctatatatgtattgaggatattaaacaaataaaatacaattatataaaaaaaataacatatttttcaccaaacaataataataataatgaaaatgaaaatatgtatgCTGCATGTATTTAACTTAAATCCGTATTACCTATTATTGTCAACAAACATACTGAAaaattgcaaaaaaaataaaacaatactatttaataatataccaATATAACATTCAAAAATCACACGttttattgtaaaaaaatcagTTGTGTGAGAAAGACATAGTAAaggataaaataaaaaaaaaaacagagacgtaacaaaaatatttatataaatatgtatgcataCTTACATAGGTATGCGTACTAACATACGTATGCATAGTCACAAATTAgacattttttgttaatattttattgcatTATATTGTgataaaaaagggaaatatattaaataaatggaaataaaaaatggaaaaccaataaaagtaaaatatttttgttctattttttatattatttaaaaaatgttataaaaatatttttttttttataatatacacattttttttccaatttaGTGACCgactaaaataaaatagtaatacTGTATATTGCAATTgtttgaataaatatagtttttttttttatcatataaattaaaataatatcaaacattttatatgcTAACAAGTTTAATACTGTATAATATAGTGTTACATATTAGTATGCACTTAAAATACaaactttaaaaaaaaatataacatgtttatgttacatatttttatttttatagttgTAAGGAGAAGAACAAATAGTGTTATCCTATTTTTTGCAAACTTTGTTACACACTaggaaattatttttaattataaaaaaaaacaaatattttataaaacggtaacttgtttttattttttattatgtattgCATACAAACATATTTGTACACACAAAAAACAGGTTGTAACatgattttaaaaaaaaataaaataaagacatttataatatttccaattttgaaaataccATTTTTTTCCTCTATTTTTTCTCTCTGTTTTTTTCCTCTGTTTTTTCTCTCtgtttttttcctttattttttctctctGTTTTTTCTCTCTATTTTTTCTCTCTATTTTTaagattttttatttagtacaatcatatatataatatatacaacatatataatattatatatttttttgtcattttataaatcactacttttttatttgtacaaaattaaaactaACACATGTTAATTTGTATCTAGTTTTATAAGTGTACATAAATTATGTCACTAAAGAACAAACCTATATCTTTATACTTTTGCTTGTTTGTAACTTTGTATATAACCACTAAAACAATTCGAGCATATCAAATTGTTGTATTCCCTACACAGTACTTCTcaaagaatataaataattatgcatGTATATCTCTCTTTAATTGTGTAATATACTTACAAAGTTATGGGATATACATGTGTGCATTTACTTATGTTATACATgtcttatattattttgggGGTTTGGAATATGGTGTGTTATTGTCATATACTTTTGAGCAGTTTGTGAATTAATTTTTGGGGTCTTACaattgtttattataatttctttcaacataaaaaaattatctcTTGAACTCAtcgattttaaaaaatgtaataaaaaatgtttaaaacCTTTTTTTGCATTCGACAGTAACAAATtgagtttaaaaaaaaagaactaTATATCCAACAATtcttatatacaaaaaaatccacataaaagtttatataaaatatttataattttttttttttttttaaaaactgGTGAAAGACAttaatttgtattaatatttcGATAAGTTGTaggattatattttttttatgcaaCCTTTGTTAAGCCTTCCCCTTTCccaaaatttataaataaataaatataatattattatatattataaattaattgataatataaagttgaaaaataattaaaacagTCGTAtagaatattatataacaaaCAAAACATGGAGAGAGCATACCttcattttattcttatacatttatctctatgcatatatactacaatttaaatagttattattttttgtagaaaaataaaaatatatttatttattcctttattttaatgaaagcaaattttatttttgctaCCCATTTTTATAGATAACTAAAGGTCAACATTTAATGGGGTAGTAAtttgtatatgtatatgtgcatatagatattttttaatttactaaaaattttaaattgaaAATTGTACCAAAAATTACACCAAAATTTACAGAAAAAATTACagcaaaataattaaatacattttatgtgcatatacatatgtatatttatttttaaaaaaattaatataagcAATTGTGTAAATGCAACAGTTTACAACACcatgtattttttcatatgcaTGGACTGGtcagcatatatataatgtttgtttattttgtttctatatttgtaataataattatatgagTATTCGTGTTTACCtcagtatatataaacaagttaaataagcatatgcatatacttTAAGACCCAGCTAAAgggagaaaaaaaaagtataacaTAATAAGAAGCAAAATACACACGCATGAATTTAAAGAAGCAAACAACTGGGAATTTATAAACAAgtgtaaatattatttcgaattttttttacaaaattaagaagatgaaaattataaatgaaGAGTATTGGGTCCCAGGAAAGGGAAGAGAACTAGCGATAAAATATGAGCCAGTAATTTTAGGgatatcttttttatatattccattaatatttatatttcaaaaaataatgaaaaataaaaaagaaattgaagcaaaatatataaaaattttgtgGAATATAAGCTTATCGTTTTTGTCATTTCTAGGagctttatttattatattatatgataaaaatgttttaaaatatttaattttagaagaaaaagaatatagTGCTATAACAAGAGCagttatatgtatatttacattaaCAAAAGTAGTAGAATATGGtgatacattatttttaatattaaaaaaaaagaaattaacatttttacataGTTATCACCATTTAAGTGTtgtaatatattgtttatacTCTCAAAAAGAATTAGTATCACATGcacattattttgtatttttaaatttaatagtACATAGTATTATGTATTGTTATTTTggttgtatatatattatacctAAAATAGTATATAGGTTCCGTAAACTTATAACATGTttacaaatatttcaaatgtttataggaatatttatttcctaTTATGCTATCCAAAATGTAGACAACCATgtttatgtaaataatgCGATTGCAAGTTTTACTTTATATTTAacatatgcatttttatttttaaatttttattttaataattattatagaaatataaagGGAGATGTTGCTACGTACATGATAAGTATGCATGTACTAGGATTTATAGGATTTATAATGGTGTGTAAAAGTAAagacatttttaaattatttattgaaGTATTAGTAGGatgtatatttacattatctttattaaaattttcattttattttaatgaaaaatattatcattcctttaaaaacaaaataccagaaacaaattttaatgaaCAAATCCAAAtgttcaaaaaatataaaaatatttattattccaATATGgctttattaaaaaaaattattattaatatgataaaaacatttttattatgttttaatGGATTTGCAACATATGCacatgataatatttttatttttgtaaatttctattcgaaaaaaattaaagaaattCAAAATGAAGGGAACATCATAGAAAAACAAGAAGCAGAAAATTGTCACACTTCTAAGACAGAAAATTGTCACATTGCTAAGACAGAAAATGATCATATTgccaaaacaaaaaatagaaagCAGACTAATTCTTTTCCAGACAATATACAAAAGTCTAATAAAATTAGTAAAGAGGATATagagagaaaaaataaaaactcTTTAAACTTTCAAAGTTGTTTAAACTTTCAAAATTGTTATaacttaataaaatatatatataatacttcTATCATATCCTATATAATATCAAAGCCACCTATAGAGACCATTTcaagaaaagaaaatcaCAAGAATGATGAAATATCAGTAGAAcacaatatttataaaaattataacgtgttttatataattaaaaagataatagaatgttatttattatatcttatttgtttaattatGCCAATATATTATGGACTTAAAGTTTATAACGATGCGGTATTAGGCTTATGTGTTCATGGGGCATTTCGATGGGTTATTGAAATATACTTtactaaaatatttaaaaaatcagaaaaaagaaagtattactaaattatataacaaaaCTACACacacattattatatttatggaCTAGTTAATTTCATACTCGATTTGCATACTACAACACATTTAATAGTGGGAAAGAAAAATAGTCTCTCCCAATTTTACTCCGTGTTTTGCAAAAACTTGCAACCcctattattttaaagcaTTACcgcattttttcatatgtct
Protein-coding sequences here:
- a CDS encoding long chain fatty acid elongation enzyme, putative, which codes for MKIINEEYWVPGKGRELAIKYEPVILGISFLYIPLIFIFQKIMKNKKEIEAKYIKILWNISLSFLSFLGALFIILYDKNVLKYLILEEKEYSAITRAVICIFTLTKVVEYGDTLFLILKKKKLTFLHSYHHLSVVIYCLYSQKELVSHAHYFVFLNLIVHSIMYCYFGCIYIIPKIVYRFRKLITCLQIFQMFIGIFISYYAIQNVDNHVYVNNAIASFTLYLTYAFLFLNFYFNNYYRNIKGDVATYMISMHVLGFIGFIMVCKSKDIFKLFIEVLVGCIFTLSLLKFSFYFNEKYYHSFKNKIPETNFNEQIQMFKKYKNIYYSNMALLKKIIINMIKTFLLCFNGFATYAHDNIFIFVNFYSKKIKEIQNEGNIIEKQEAENCHTSKTENCHIAKTENDHIAKTKNRKQTNSFPDNIQKSNKISKEDIERKNKNSLNFQSCLNFQNCYNLIKYIYNTSIISYIISKPPIETISRKENHKNDEISVEHNIYKNYNVFYIIKKIIECYLLYLICLIMPIYYGLKVYNDAVLGLCVHGAFRWVIEIYFTKIFKKSEKRKYY